The following proteins are encoded in a genomic region of Mycolicibacterium rutilum:
- a CDS encoding serine/threonine protein kinase — MASEPTQRDQRPPTQRDQRPPTQRDQRPPTQRDQRPHTQRDHAPPRSALRLPDYLEAEYDLIEDLDSGGEANVAVIRRRRDGVCKVVKIYHRGITLSQSFVDRLATADPAHVLPVTRSTYTGWGAPRFIEVMDFLPDGSLETLLARSGGRAPELALDILVEMTEALQYIHQRMGIVHRDIKPANILIRSRQPLDLVLADLGIAAELAATRQSRRDTTGGIKGTLVYQSPETLNTPNAGRSRDWWAVGMMMCEVLTGQHPFKDGSGRPLRDENAIRHAITMGDIDLSAVADPRWNLLCRGLLVHNPVDRWSAPQIRAWLDGDSPPVAAARPAGIRGDRPIPAFRFARRRFTDPVQLATHMVTNWDAAVSLFTSKQQCDALRAWIREDVRDTHIETNLLTPVGGRRSQIDARILEFAAHYRGSDVIYRGAPINSRDLAIRYLQAGDDWPRDPLLQSLEPDVVAALVETQFDEKAGPAGQSAEYYALARLSRYAKDVDQRIDAAAAAIVQAATTRVAGVDVGVDVREAIPRRITRAKGVARAALLSPACLTDLHRDLTQMDRSGPHWFAALCAQTRPPARHPDNADADAQQIATTALAHGVGDLARHYQQAVAAAEAAEQERRREIEAAEAAAVRHRNQAIKRGLTLRALGAAAVAVAALIAHIMVTPKVPPTTEWPFSWVHEILNFPSATFQQVALVLAIAALVLMVVVVNFADLDLRMMDTATKSAIGFGGVCLLPLVLSAVCFVLLIALGIAAVGVVILIAIGIAGAAS, encoded by the coding sequence ATGGCCAGTGAACCGACACAGCGCGACCAGCGGCCACCGACGCAACGCGATCAGCGGCCGCCGACACAGCGCGATCAGCGCCCGCCGACACAACGCGACCAGCGGCCACACACTCAACGCGATCATGCGCCGCCCAGGAGCGCCCTGCGGCTGCCGGACTACCTGGAAGCCGAGTACGACCTGATCGAAGACCTCGACTCCGGCGGCGAGGCCAACGTCGCGGTCATCCGCCGCCGCCGCGACGGCGTTTGCAAGGTCGTCAAGATCTACCACCGCGGTATCACGCTGTCGCAGTCCTTCGTCGACCGTCTCGCCACCGCGGACCCGGCCCACGTCCTGCCTGTCACGCGATCGACCTACACCGGTTGGGGTGCACCGCGTTTCATCGAGGTGATGGACTTTTTGCCCGACGGCTCGCTGGAGACGCTGCTGGCGCGCTCGGGCGGCCGGGCCCCCGAACTCGCGTTGGACATCCTCGTCGAGATGACCGAGGCGCTGCAGTACATCCATCAGCGCATGGGCATCGTGCACCGCGACATCAAACCGGCCAACATCCTGATCCGGAGCCGTCAGCCGCTCGATCTCGTGCTCGCCGACCTCGGTATCGCCGCCGAACTGGCGGCCACCCGGCAGTCGCGTCGCGACACCACCGGCGGCATCAAGGGCACGCTGGTCTATCAGTCACCCGAGACGCTCAACACCCCGAACGCCGGCCGCAGCCGCGACTGGTGGGCCGTCGGCATGATGATGTGCGAGGTGCTCACCGGCCAGCACCCGTTCAAGGACGGCAGCGGGCGGCCGCTGCGCGACGAGAACGCCATCCGGCACGCCATCACGATGGGCGACATCGACCTGTCCGCGGTCGCCGACCCGCGGTGGAACCTGTTGTGCCGCGGGCTGTTGGTGCACAACCCCGTCGACCGGTGGAGCGCACCGCAGATCCGCGCGTGGCTGGACGGCGACTCGCCGCCCGTCGCCGCGGCACGACCGGCCGGGATCCGCGGCGACCGGCCGATTCCGGCGTTCCGGTTCGCCCGACGACGCTTCACCGACCCGGTCCAACTCGCCACCCACATGGTGACCAACTGGGATGCGGCGGTCTCGCTGTTCACGTCGAAGCAGCAGTGCGACGCGCTGCGCGCCTGGATCCGCGAGGACGTCCGCGACACCCACATCGAGACCAACCTGCTCACGCCGGTCGGCGGACGACGCTCACAGATCGACGCGCGCATCCTCGAGTTCGCCGCCCACTATCGCGGCAGCGACGTGATCTACCGTGGCGCGCCGATCAATTCGCGTGACCTCGCCATCCGCTATCTGCAGGCCGGCGACGATTGGCCGCGCGACCCGCTGCTGCAGTCGCTCGAACCCGACGTCGTCGCCGCGCTCGTCGAAACCCAGTTCGACGAGAAAGCCGGGCCCGCCGGACAGTCGGCGGAGTACTACGCGCTGGCGCGGCTGTCGCGGTACGCCAAGGACGTCGACCAGCGGATCGACGCCGCCGCGGCCGCGATCGTGCAGGCCGCCACCACCAGGGTGGCCGGCGTGGACGTCGGCGTCGATGTGCGCGAGGCCATCCCGCGGCGCATCACCCGCGCCAAAGGCGTCGCGCGCGCCGCGCTCCTGTCACCGGCCTGCCTGACCGATCTGCACCGCGACCTCACGCAGATGGACCGCAGCGGACCGCACTGGTTCGCCGCGCTGTGCGCGCAAACCAGGCCGCCCGCACGCCACCCCGACAACGCCGACGCCGACGCGCAACAGATCGCGACGACGGCACTCGCCCACGGCGTCGGCGACCTGGCCCGGCACTACCAGCAGGCCGTTGCGGCCGCCGAAGCCGCCGAACAGGAACGTCGGCGCGAGATCGAGGCCGCCGAGGCCGCGGCGGTCCGGCACCGTAATCAGGCGATCAAGCGGGGGCTGACGTTGCGGGCGCTCGGCGCGGCGGCCGTCGCGGTCGCGGCGCTCATCGCGCACATCATGGTGACGCCCAAGGTGCCGCCGACGACCGAGTGGCCGTTCAGCTGGGTGCACGAGATCCTGAACTTTCCGAGCGCGACGTTCCAACAGGTCGCGCTGGTGCTGGCGATCGCCGCGCTGGTGCTCATGGTGGTGGTGGTCAACTTCGCCGACCTGGACCTGCGCATGATGGACACCGCGACCAAGTCCGCGATCGGCTTCGGGGGCGTCTGCCTGCTGCCGCTGGTGCTGTCGGCGGTGTGCTTCGTGCTGCTGATCGCGCTGGGCATCGCGGCCGTCGGGGTGGTCATCCTGATCGCGATCGGGATCGCCGGCGCCGCCAGCTGA